The Mercurialis annua linkage group LG2, ddMerAnnu1.2, whole genome shotgun sequence genome contains a region encoding:
- the LOC126669126 gene encoding preprotein translocase subunit SECE1 — MAVASSLSLNFTLTTPPPLRINQPNTISQFKPPPITTIGKLKTAINAKSRRNRVFLIRAVEEESKKSVESEAVQEAELMEDKSRSELGEEIKKAMMERKEKEKEDGGLLSGVAEEVQEIEWPAFGKVLGITGVVLGVIAGSSVVLLTVNAVFAELSDRVFVGRGVQDFFG; from the coding sequence ATGGCCGTCGCTTCTTCTCTCTCGCTCAACTTCACACTGACAACTCCACCGCCGTTGAGAATCAACCAACCAAACACAATCTCACAATTTAAACCGCCGCCGATCACTACAATCGGAAAACTCAAGACCGCAATTAATGCAAAATCGAGAAGAAACAGAGTTTTCTTGATTCGAGCAGTGGAGGAAGAGAGTAAAAAGAGCGTTGAATCGGAGGCGGTTCAGGAAGCGGAATTAATGGAGGATAAGTCGAGAAGCGAGTTAGGGGAGGAGATTAAGAAGGCGATGATGGAGAGGAAGGAGAAAGAGAAGGAAGACGGAGGTTTACTGAGTGGAGTGGCTGAGGAAGTTCAAGAGATTGAATGGCCTGCTTTTGGTAAAGTGTTGGGCATTACCGGCGTTGTTCTCGGCGTTATTGCCGGTTCTAGTGTCGTTTTGCTTACTGTCAATGCCGTTTTTGCTGAGTTATCTGATAGAGTTTTTGTTGGTAGAGGTGTTCAGGATTTCTTTGGCTAA
- the LOC126669125 gene encoding transcription repressor OFP12-like translates to MSIIFWKNLLKCLPTAPICSNPLNSEQEQAHLLPPNSIPTKSIMIKNMNSLYDISSTSTSKSLSTPSTYSFTSSDSESDTNSPPDFAAVFASQRFFFSSPGRSNSIIESPETPEPAQPPTPLNGGVAVKKYSPDPYTDFKHSMQEMIEARKLKDVRAEWRYLHELLSCYLNLNPKHTHQFIISAFADIVICLLSSSESDDTLPKPEGGRRQHNVNFTLDKLV, encoded by the coding sequence ATGTCTATCATCTTCTGGAAAAACCTGCTAAAATGCTTACCCACCGCCCCTATTTGTTCAAATCCATTAAACTCAGAACAAGAACAAGCCCATCTGTTACCACCAAACAGCATCCCCACCAAATCAATTATGATCAAGAACATGAATTCTCTCTACGACATAAGCTCAACTTCCACTTCCAAATCCCTCAGTACCCCTTCCACTTATTCATTTACCTCCTCCGATTCCGAATCCGACACCAACTCACCCCCGGATTTCGCTGCGGTATTCGCTTCTCAGCGCTTCTTCTTCTCCTCCCCCGGCCGGTCCAACTCCATTATAGAGTCCCCAGAAACACCAGAACCAGCTCAGCCTCCCACTCCACTCAATGGAGGCGTCGCAGTTAAAAAATACTCACCTGATCCGTACACTGATTTTAAACATTCTATGCAAGAAATGATTGAAGCAAGAAAGCTAAAGGACGTACGAGCTGAGTGGAGATATTTGCATGAGTTGCTCTCTTGTTATCTTAATCTGAACCCTAAACACACTCACCAGTTTATCATTAGTGCTTTTGCCGATATAGTCATTTGCTTACTATCTTCATCAGAGTCCGACGACACCCTCCCGAAGCCCGAAGGCGGCCGCCGGCAGCATAATGTCAATTTTACGTTGGATAAATTAGTATAG